The Cucurbita pepo subsp. pepo cultivar mu-cu-16 chromosome LG08, ASM280686v2, whole genome shotgun sequence genome contains a region encoding:
- the LOC111801055 gene encoding glutamyl-tRNA reductase-binding protein, chloroplastic yields MHLQAQTLTNQFAPSVAPLKSTSKSRFAYPDGCRFRRFSFRALKCSVSAISELAPTELRNVKPFPAEVSRTIMELSSVGTLSSLSHEGWPLGVGVRFAVDQDGTPLLSLNESMREFSIDRRSSLHVQLEQCGLRTPQCTIQGSLDKPDNKMNLKRLHTTWKKRFGEDINEDLLYIVSVERVLQIDDFGEVGVLVNSSDYKTASPDPLRNFAERLVNEINTNNAEDVNRFCNIYADLNFEFTEAKLIWIDRLGFDLRVFSPQKGTFEFRIPFPREVTDEKGAKSTFNGLSQQAWEVERNFQALDFEKVKQFKMVRPLHSLE; encoded by the exons ATGCATCTTCAAGCACAAACTCTCACGAATCAGTTCGCGCCTTCTGTCGCTCCATTAAAATCAACCTCGAAATCTCGATTCGCTTATCCAGACGGATGCCGATTTCGTAGATTTTCGTTTCGGGCTTTGAAATGTTCTGTTTCGGCGATTTCTGAGTTGGCTCCGACGGAACTGCGGAATGTGAAGCCGTTCCCGGCTGAGGTTTCGAGGACAATTATGGAGTTGTCTTCTGTTGGAACGCTTTCTTCTTTGAGCCACGAGGGATGGCCTCTCGGCGTTGGCGTTCGATTCGCTGTTGACCAAGACGGTACGCCTCTTTTGAGCTTGAATGAATCTATGCGGGAGTTCTCCATCGACAGGAGGTCCAGCCTCCATGTTCAG TTGGAACAATGTGGATTGCGGACTCCTCAGTGTACAATTCAAGGAAGTCTTGATAAACCAGACaacaaaatgaatttgaag CGGCTTCATACTACATGGAAAAAGAGATTTGGAGAAGACATTAATGAAGACCTTCTGTATATTGTTAGTGTGGAGAGAGTACTTCAGATAGATGACTTTGGGGAG GTTGGGGTTTTGGTAAACTCTTCAGATTATAAAACTGCAAGCCCAGATCCTCTTCGAAATTTTGCAGAAAGGCTAGTGAACGAGATAAACACGAACAATGCCGAAGATGTTAATCGCTTTTGCAACATATATGCCGATTTGAACTTTGAG TTTACAGAAGCAAAGCTGATATGGATTGATCGGTTAGGCTTCGACCTGCGCGTATTCTCTCCTCAAAAGGGGACGTTCGAATTCCGAATTCCGTTCCCGAGAGAAGTTACAGATGAGAAGGGTGCAAAGTCGACGTTTAACGGCCTGTCCCAACAGGCTTGGGAGGTGGAAAGGAATTTCCAAGCTCTGGATTTTGAGAAGGTGAAGCAATTCAAGATGGTAAGACCATTGCATAGTTTAGAGTAG
- the LOC111800067 gene encoding chaperone protein dnaJ 20, chloroplastic-like: protein MGHYKAVERRRNNREMQCSDFTYSGGDYRILIPSSPSITGRRKISGQRSRVFFPNTPPCNSSRLPSLSIRAKASFNGGIASSEAADGSFYDLLGISESGSLAEIKRAYKQLARKYHPDVSPPGRAEEYTKRFIRVQEAYETLSDPRRRALYDRDMVGGLQVAFSARRRFDVDEGVPDKSAWKSCWKAQISELKRRSMDKDSKHNLSWGDRMRQQMNEQV from the exons ATGGGGCACT aCAAAGCGGTAGAGAGACGGAGAAACAACAGAGAAATGCAGTGCTCCGATTTTACCTACTCTGGAGGCGATTACCGCATCTTAATCCCTTCGAGCCCTAGTATTACCGGCCGGCGGAAAATTTCCGGCCAGCGATCTCGGGTTTTCTTCCCCAACACTCCGCCGTGCAATTCGAGTCGCTTGCCGTCTCTTTCTATTAGAGCAAAGGCCTCGTTCAACGGAGGAATCGCCTCTTCCGAGGCCGCCGATGGATCCTTCTACGATTTGCTAGGCATTTCCGAGTCTGGATCCTTGGCGGAAATTAAGCGCGCCTACAAGCAACTAGCTCGGAAGTACCATCCGGATGTGTCGCCGCCGGGCCGGGCAGAGGAGTATACGAAGAGGTTCATTCGTGTTCAGGAGGCGTACGAGACGTTGTCGGATCCGAGGAGGAGAGCGTTGTATGACAGAGATATGGTTGGAGGCCTTCAAGTCGCGTTCTCTGCTAGGAGACGATTCGATGTCGATGAG GGAGTTCCGGATAAAAGTGCATGGAAGAGTTGTTGGAAAGCTCAGATCTCAgaattgaagagaagaagcATGGATAAGGATTCGAAACACAATTTGTCGTGGGGAGATCGAATGCGCCAACAAATGAATGAACAGGTTTGA